From the bacterium genome, one window contains:
- a CDS encoding tetratricopeptide repeat protein: MMSGGAGPEPRATSGRSSRLAAILAPGLAAAALYAASLGKPFMWDDLPFILYDESIRSIKNIPSFFATDQHGLYRPIRPALAALWYAAFEYSPVAWRALAVSLHAGATIAFAWMLTSLGAAPRLAGAAALIFAVHPVHADRAANTAGALDLPGIALTFAAVALFARGRKGKDVPALAAALAVSLAAMLASEEAVTIPAYFAAWFWISPPPGSRAIQSTSPARIPLLAYEKTALAYAAALTAMYIALRAAVIGRVARVDISEAPPLLDRVATALPALAHGLAKVVVPFALRPAYETPARTPSSPAFWFTGVLLVCGLVYLFRRRAGGSWIALGLAFALVALLPFSQIVASDTVLAERYLYAALGGLALCGAALFLRLLDAVSGPRRAFTLALGVAAIGLFAAHTLHRTHVWSHSALLWTDAYIKDDRSVTVLSNLGTELYATGDIDGACSMYARATRSGPRAPEAYIGLGDCAIQAGDRVAARRHFLTAYRQSANRGSIVGALEGLAQLDAMDGRWVDAGRRAEELQSYEPESLVARYVLGYIHLRQGKIEIAYKELSAVADAPHAPERLAEAARGLLSTLNRGEPE, translated from the coding sequence ATGATGTCGGGCGGCGCCGGACCCGAACCGCGCGCGACGTCCGGTCGATCCTCGCGCCTGGCCGCGATTTTGGCGCCGGGTCTCGCGGCGGCAGCGCTTTATGCCGCGTCGCTTGGCAAGCCGTTCATGTGGGACGACCTGCCGTTCATTCTCTACGACGAGTCGATTCGGTCGATCAAAAATATCCCTTCGTTTTTCGCGACGGATCAGCACGGGCTTTATCGTCCCATACGCCCGGCGCTCGCCGCGCTCTGGTACGCCGCGTTTGAATATTCGCCGGTGGCCTGGCGCGCGCTCGCGGTGTCGTTGCATGCCGGCGCGACGATCGCGTTCGCCTGGATGCTCACATCGCTGGGTGCGGCGCCGCGCCTTGCCGGCGCCGCCGCGCTGATTTTCGCCGTTCATCCCGTACACGCCGACCGTGCGGCCAACACCGCCGGTGCGCTCGATCTGCCCGGCATCGCGTTAACCTTTGCCGCGGTCGCCCTTTTCGCGCGCGGCCGGAAAGGCAAAGACGTGCCGGCGCTCGCCGCCGCGCTCGCCGTTTCGCTCGCGGCCATGCTGGCCAGCGAGGAGGCGGTGACGATTCCCGCTTATTTCGCCGCGTGGTTTTGGATCTCGCCGCCGCCCGGATCCCGCGCTATTCAATCGACATCGCCGGCGCGCATTCCCCTTTTGGCATACGAAAAAACCGCGCTTGCTTACGCGGCCGCGCTGACCGCGATGTATATTGCGCTGCGCGCGGCGGTCATCGGACGCGTGGCGCGCGTTGACATATCGGAAGCGCCGCCGCTTCTCGATCGCGTCGCGACGGCGCTCCCGGCGCTGGCGCACGGACTCGCGAAAGTTGTAGTCCCCTTCGCGCTACGCCCCGCCTATGAAACGCCGGCAAGAACGCCGTCCTCACCCGCGTTCTGGTTCACGGGGGTGCTACTGGTTTGCGGGTTGGTTTACCTTTTTCGCCGGCGGGCCGGCGGATCGTGGATCGCGCTCGGCCTGGCGTTCGCGCTCGTCGCCCTTTTGCCGTTCTCGCAGATCGTCGCGTCGGACACCGTGCTCGCGGAACGGTATCTTTATGCCGCCCTGGGCGGGCTTGCCCTTTGCGGCGCGGCGCTATTTTTGCGCCTGCTTGACGCCGTGTCCGGCCCACGGCGCGCCTTCACCTTGGCTCTCGGCGTGGCGGCGATCGGACTATTCGCCGCGCACACGCTTCATCGAACGCACGTCTGGTCACATTCCGCGTTGCTATGGACCGACGCCTACATCAAAGACGACCGGTCGGTCACCGTGCTTTCCAATCTCGGAACGGAACTCTACGCGACGGGCGATATTGACGGCGCGTGTTCCATGTACGCCCGCGCCACGCGGTCGGGACCGCGAGCGCCGGAGGCATACATCGGACTTGGCGATTGCGCGATCCAGGCCGGCGACCGCGTCGCGGCGCGCCGGCATTTTCTGACCGCGTATCGCCAGAGCGCGAATCGCGGGAGCATCGTGGGAGCCCTCGAAGGGCTCGCGCAGCTCGATGCGATGGACGGCCGATGGGTCGACGCCGGCCGGCGTGCCGAGGAGTTGCAAAGCTACGAGCCGGAATCGCTTGTGGCGCGGTATGTCCTTGGATATATTCACCTCCGCCAGGGAAAAATCGAAATCGCGTACAAGGAATTGTCGGCGGTGGCCGACGCGCCCCACGCACCGGAGCGCCTGGCCGAAGCCGCGCGCGGCCTCTTATCCACGCTCAACCGCGGCGAACCCGAATGA
- a CDS encoding glycosyltransferase family 2 protein, whose product MKLIVQIPAFNEASTIADAIAAIRRDVPGFDAVEVLVFDDGSADATRDAARRAGADHVVGWPKNRGLAQTFAAALRESLRRGADVIVNTDADNQYRAEDIPRLVEPIVAGAADIVVGARDMDRIPHFSATKRWLQRAGTGVVRRFSGADIADATSGFRAFSRQAAARLNVVSGYTYTLETLIQAGREGLAVISVPIETNPKTRESRLIRSNPQYIARSVGTILRIFVLYEPFRAFAAVGAALIAPAMILGLRFLYYYATEGGRGHVQSLILAAVLAIVGFQVVTLGVVADLLAANRRFLTELLESRRYDHRDDA is encoded by the coding sequence GTGAAGCTCATCGTGCAGATCCCGGCGTTCAACGAGGCATCGACCATCGCCGACGCCATCGCCGCGATCCGGCGCGACGTGCCGGGGTTTGACGCCGTCGAAGTGCTCGTGTTCGACGACGGCAGCGCCGACGCCACGCGCGACGCCGCGCGGCGCGCGGGCGCGGATCATGTCGTAGGGTGGCCGAAGAATCGCGGGCTCGCTCAGACATTCGCCGCCGCGCTGCGCGAGAGCCTGCGCCGGGGCGCGGACGTCATCGTCAACACCGACGCCGACAACCAGTATCGCGCCGAGGATATCCCGCGCCTTGTCGAGCCGATCGTCGCCGGCGCCGCGGATATCGTCGTCGGCGCACGCGATATGGATCGCATCCCCCATTTCAGCGCGACGAAACGGTGGTTGCAGCGCGCGGGCACGGGCGTCGTCCGCCGCTTTTCGGGCGCGGACATCGCTGACGCCACCAGCGGATTCCGCGCGTTTTCGCGCCAGGCCGCGGCGCGGCTGAACGTCGTTTCGGGTTACACGTATACTCTGGAGACGCTGATTCAGGCGGGCCGCGAGGGCTTGGCCGTCATCTCCGTGCCGATTGAAACGAATCCGAAAACGCGCGAATCGCGCCTGATCCGTTCCAATCCGCAGTACATCGCGCGATCGGTCGGGACGATCCTGCGCATCTTCGTGCTGTACGAACCGTTCCGCGCGTTCGCCGCCGTGGGCGCGGCGCTGATTGCTCCCGCGATGATTCTCGGCCTGCGCTTCCTTTATTACTACGCCACCGAAGGCGGGCGCGGGCACGTGCAGAGCCTGATCCTCGCGGCCGTCCTTGCGATCGTCGGTTTTCAGGTGGTGACGCTCGGCGTCGTCGCCGATCTGCTCGCCGCGAATCGCCGCTTCCTCACCGAACTTCTCGAATCGCGCCGATACGATCATCGTGACGACGCCTGA
- a CDS encoding glycosyltransferase, whose amino-acid sequence MTTPDGAARPPSVLFVSTSYPNRAGHGSGTFVHAQARALADAGANVTVVCPHARGLARDETIDGVRVVRFRYAPEALEQVAYGGGILANLRARKWRWLLVPVFLAAMARIVRREARRADIVHAHWTAAGLCALRSGRPVVVTFHGSDLLTKSDLMRRVARYVARRASAVIVASDAMRREAAVLGIDAACVRIVPHAIDPARLPTRTPAKEREIVCVGRLSHEKGPDFLLSAFARLSAPKATLVFVGDGPLRQTLAESAARLGVADRVSFAGELAHDTALSRLAGAAVCVVPSRHEGFGVACLEAMAIGLPVVATRCGGPEELLADGAGVLVANEDAEALSAAIDRVMADADYARALGERAAARARERYGTENVAGMLSAVYETAR is encoded by the coding sequence GTGACGACGCCTGACGGCGCGGCGCGCCCCCCATCCGTCCTGTTTGTCAGCACGAGCTATCCGAACCGCGCGGGGCACGGTTCCGGCACGTTCGTCCACGCCCAGGCCCGCGCGCTGGCCGACGCCGGCGCAAACGTAACCGTCGTTTGCCCGCACGCTCGCGGGCTTGCGCGCGACGAGACGATCGACGGCGTCCGTGTCGTGCGTTTTCGCTACGCGCCCGAGGCGCTCGAGCAGGTGGCGTATGGCGGCGGAATTCTTGCGAACCTGCGCGCGCGAAAATGGCGCTGGTTGCTCGTTCCCGTGTTTCTCGCCGCGATGGCGCGGATCGTCCGGCGCGAGGCGCGCCGCGCCGATATCGTGCACGCGCATTGGACCGCCGCCGGCCTGTGCGCTCTGCGTTCGGGTCGACCCGTCGTGGTGACGTTTCACGGCAGCGACCTTTTGACCAAAAGCGATCTCATGCGGCGAGTGGCGCGATACGTCGCCCGGCGCGCGTCCGCGGTCATTGTCGCGAGCGACGCGATGCGGCGCGAGGCGGCGGTGCTTGGCATCGATGCGGCGTGCGTACGCATCGTGCCGCACGCGATCGATCCGGCACGTTTGCCGACGCGAACGCCGGCGAAGGAGCGGGAGATCGTGTGCGTCGGGCGTCTGTCGCACGAGAAAGGACCGGACTTCCTGCTTTCCGCCTTCGCCCGGCTTTCCGCCCCGAAAGCGACGCTTGTCTTTGTCGGCGACGGTCCGCTGCGTCAAACGCTAGCCGAATCGGCGGCGCGCCTTGGCGTCGCGGATCGCGTCTCGTTCGCGGGCGAGTTGGCACACGACACGGCCCTGTCGCGCCTCGCCGGCGCGGCGGTGTGCGTCGTGCCGAGCCGGCACGAAGGATTTGGTGTCGCTTGCCTGGAGGCGATGGCAATCGGATTGCCCGTCGTCGCGACGCGCTGTGGCGGGCCGGAGGAATTGCTCGCGGATGGCGCGGGCGTGCTTGTCGCAAACGAGGACGCCGAGGCGCTCTCGGCGGCGATCGATCGCGTTATGGCGGACGCCGATTACGCGCGCGCGCTTGGCGAACGGGCCGCCGCAAGGGCGAGGGAGCGTTACGGCACAGAGAACGTGGCGGGGATGCTGTCAGCCGTTTACGAGACGGCGCGCTGA
- a CDS encoding glycosyltransferase family 2 protein, with product MKLSILMPVFNEKETILRIVDLVLAVDLDKELIIVDDGSTDGTRELLRENVEGREGVRVVYHERNRGKGAAIRTAQQHISGDVTVIQDADLEYDPRDYHVLLKPIEEGKADVVYGSRFLGTHRAFLFWHWVGNRMLTFITNLLYDTMLTDMETCYKAFRTDIFRAVQIRSDRFDFEPEITAKVFKQKCKVFEVPITYAGRDFHEGKKITWRDGFGAIWALIKFRFTD from the coding sequence ATGAAGCTCTCCATCCTCATGCCGGTTTTCAACGAGAAGGAGACGATCCTCCGGATCGTCGATCTTGTGCTGGCCGTTGATCTCGACAAGGAATTGATCATCGTCGACGACGGCAGTACCGACGGCACGCGCGAACTTTTGCGCGAGAACGTGGAAGGGCGCGAGGGCGTGCGCGTCGTGTATCACGAGCGCAATCGCGGCAAGGGCGCGGCGATCCGCACCGCGCAGCAGCATATCTCCGGCGACGTCACGGTGATCCAGGACGCCGACCTAGAGTACGACCCGCGCGACTACCACGTGTTGCTCAAGCCGATCGAAGAAGGCAAGGCGGATGTCGTGTACGGTTCGCGTTTTCTCGGGACGCACCGCGCCTTCCTGTTCTGGCACTGGGTCGGAAACCGCATGCTGACGTTCATCACGAACCTGCTGTACGACACGATGCTGACGGACATGGAAACCTGCTACAAGGCGTTTCGCACCGATATTTTCCGCGCCGTGCAAATCCGTTCGGATCGTTTCGATTTCGAGCCGGAAATCACGGCGAAGGTTTTCAAGCAGAAGTGCAAGGTCTTCGAGGTGCCGATCACCTACGCCGGGCGCGATTTTCACGAGGGCAAGAAAATCACCTGGCGGGACGGCTTCGGCGCGATCTGGGCGCTCATCAAGTTTCGTTTCACCGACTAA